AATTCAAAATAATAGGTCCGTTTTTCTTCAAAGAAGATATGACACGGAATCTCATCATTCGAGAACGCCAAGATATTATGGATGATTTGGTTAGAGGCAAAATCTTCCGCATCATTAAAGGCAAACCAACCATCGTGAACTTCGGGAACGTCCCAAGTTCCGGAGATCTTGATATCAAGGCCGAAAACGGGTTGACTTCCTTTAACAGAAACTTTCGAATTCGACCCGCGCAGTTCTCCGTGATCAACACTCCCACCAGAGAAAACCAGTGTGAGACCGTCCGGAACCACGACAGTATTCCCAAGCAAAGTATAATCACTGTTTATGACAAATGAATTCCGGGCAGAATTCAACATTTCCTGCGTCAAGACGCCATCAATACGCCCCAGAGCAAATAAAAAAGCAGGGGCCAGCATTAATGCACAAGCAATGATTAACTTTTTCATATTCTGCGAATTAAACCTTCTTAAAATGATTCACCGGCTCCACCTTCACCCCACTCGTCCTCAACACCATCGTGCCCCAGGTGAGGCCGAGGCCGAAGGAGGAGCAGAGGAGCGTCAGGGGGCGCTTCTGCAGCTCGTCGGCGAGGTTGTAGGTCATCAGCATCGGGACGGAGGCGCCGCCGAGGTTGCCGAACTCCTGGAGGTCGTAGGGGACCTTGTCGAGCGGGAGCTTGAGCTTCTTGACGATGCGGTCCACGATGAGCTTGTTGGCCTGGTGGATCAGGAAGTAGTCCACGTTGTCCGTCGTCAGGCCGTAGCGTTCCATCATCTGCTTGATGCTGATGGGCGGGCGGGAGATGGCGAAGGAAAACACGTCCATGCCGTTGATGAGCGTGTCCTTGGGGGCGCGGACGATGCCGTTGCCGAAGTCCTCTTCGACGAAGGATTCGGGCGTGATCGGGTGGCGGAAGCCGCCATGCGGAGTGATGAGGGCCTCGTAGCCGGAGCCCAGGGTGTTGAACTCGATGACGATGTCCTCGGCCGTCGGGTCATACTCCAGGGCCATGGCGGTGCCGCTGTCGCCGAACAGGGGGACGCGGCTCTTGTCCTTCATCGAGCCCATGCGCAGGGCCGTGTCGCCGACCAGCAGCAGGGCGCGCTTGACGTTGCCTGCGCTCAGCAGGTTGCCCGCCACGTTGATGGCGTACATGCTGCCGCAGCAGCCCATCGGGATGTCCAGCACGAAGGTGCTGGTCGGCAGCCCGAGGCGGTGCTGCAGGATGCCCGCCGTGGGCGGCGTCTTATAGTCGCCGGTCACGGAACCGAACACCAACACGTCGATGCTCTCCTTCTCCCAGCCCAGGGCCGCGAGCAGGCGCTCGGCGGCGTCGAAGCAGAGATCGGAGGTGCACACGTCGTCCGGGCCGATGTAGCGGTTCTTGATGCCGACGGTGTTGTCGAAGATCTCCGCTTCCTCCTTCGTGAAGATGTCGAAGTCGGCGGTCTTGACCGCATGGTCGGGCACCGTGCCGGTGACGCCGCGGACGGCTACGTTCTTGATTTCCCAGCGTG
The sequence above is a segment of the Bacteroidales bacterium WCE2004 genome. Coding sequences within it:
- a CDS encoding 3-oxoacyl-[acyl-carrier-protein] synthase-3, producing MARWEIKNVAVRGVTGTVPDHAVKTADFDIFTKEEAEIFDNTVGIKNRYIGPDDVCTSDLCFDAAERLLAALGWEKESIDVLVFGSVTGDYKTPPTAGILQHRLGLPTSTFVLDIPMGCCGSMYAINVAGNLLSAGNVKRALLLVGDTALRMGSMKDKSRVPLFGDSGTAMALEYDPTAEDIVIEFNTLGSGYEALITPHGGFRHPITPESFVEEDFGNGIVRAPKDTLINGMDVFSFAISRPPISIKQMMERYGLTTDNVDYFLIHQANKLIVDRIVKKLKLPLDKVPYDLQEFGNLGGASVPMLMTYNLADELQKRPLTLLCSSFGLGLTWGTMVLRTSGVKVEPVNHFKKV